One Candidatus Chazhemtobacterium aquaticus genomic window, AATGACCGATGTGCAAACTGTCTCCCGTCGGATCAATCCCAATATACACCGTCACCTCTTTGCTCAAATCCTTGTCCAACCCGGGTGTTGCATCATAAACCAAACCCCGCCACTTAAGATCTCTCCAAAAATTTTTATCAATCATTGTCATAATTTTATCACTCATTAATTACTTAAGTGTCACCATCATCCCATCACGAGCAAGCAAACACCTTTTTGCCCGCAGAAAATTCTCTATCTCCTTAACATTCTCAGAATGATTTACATGAGTATAAATCACCTCTCGCTTCAATATATCCACAGATTTCTCAATTGTCAGATGATTAAATTTTGAAGCAGGATAAGTATTTTCATTTAAGAAAGTCCCATCAAATACAACAACATCAATCATCGCGATTTCCTTAATCATCTTTTCTGTTATCTCGCTCACATCAGGTGAATACCATACCTTACCTGACGAATCGGATACGATTACAGCCACTGTGGGAAATCCAGGGTCATGGGGAACATCGACCAGCTTCACTCCACACTTCTTTGCATTATCCTCACTCACCAACTTAACAAAACCTGACTTGACCATATACTCAATTTCTTGATTGGGAAACCTTTTCCAAAGTCTCCGAACCCTCTCAGACACCAACACCGGAACCTTACACGGCCGACCTCCAGACAACTCAATTAACCCATTCGCATGATCAAAATGAAAATGAGTTATCACAATCAAATCTAAATCTCGAATCTTCAATCCAACACCACTTAATTGCTGACGAAAATCCGGACCACAATCCAATAGAATTCTTGACCTTTTTGTCTCAACCAACAAACTACTCCTCAGCCGCTGTTTA contains:
- a CDS encoding MBL fold metallo-hydrolase, whose amino-acid sequence is MKITFLGTGANGGLPQVDCDCKYCRAALKKKNKQRLRSSLLVETKRSRILLDCGPDFRQQLSGVGLKIRDLDLIVITHFHFDHANGLIELSGGRPCKVPVLVSERVRRLWKRFPNQEIEYMVKSGFVKLVSEDNAKKCGVKLVDVPHDPGFPTVAVIVSDSSGKVWYSPDVSEITEKMIKEIAMIDVVVFDGTFLNENTYPASKFNHLTIEKSVDILKREVIYTHVNHSENVKEIENFLRAKRCLLARDGMMVTLK